The region GAATGCCCCCCGCGCCGTAAATTTTCACCATTTTCCGCTGTGCCTCGCGAATGGTTCGCGGAAGCGATTGCCCCCGTGCGGGAAATGCCCAGAGTGCCGTTGCGACGGCCAACAGTGAGGCGATGGCGGGTGATTTGAATCGGGGCATGGAGGACGATTTCAAATTGGAGATTTCAGACCTAAAACCTGAGGCGGCGACCGATCATTCAGCGAATTTCAGTTCCTTCAGGGTAAACGCATCGAACAGCTTATCGCCGTGCCGCACAACGAACCGCTGCGGCATCCAGCGACCATCCGATTCTCGGTAGTCTTCAAAGTAGATTTCGCACGGATCGACCCCTTCGGTAGGCCACATTTCCATCGCCACCAACGCGCTATCAGCAGGGTCGAAATAGAACCGCGCTTCAACACCACTGCCCACAGCATAGAGAACATCGAACAGGCCCTCGCGTTCCATCAAGGGCGCTGTACCTTCGTAGGTCACCTGGCCGTAATGTCCAGGACCGCCGATCAACATTTTCCGCCACAAATAGAGCGCCGCCAAGAACCCGCCGCTACCGGGCGGCTCCAGCGCATGATCGACTCCGTCGACTACCGAGATTCTTGACGGAGTTGGCAAGGTGGGCAGGTCGATTTCACATTCTTTGTCGCCGAGGTTGACGATTAGTTCGCCGCCACTCATGGTTTCGCCAACAATCGTCCAATTACCCAAGGACTTGGATAAATCGGCTCGTTGCGATAGTGCCTTCCAAATACGATCGACATTGGCGCGATTGAAATAATAGTTTGCATAGCCGCGACGCGCTTCAAAATGCTGTTTGGCGATTGCGGCAATGGGCGTTTTGACCGCCTCCTGCACATCGCGATCGGGCTGCGGCTGCGGCTCTTCGCCGGGGTCCTTGTCGTCGTCTTGCTTGCCGTCACGGCGTCGCGGCAGTTGCGGACGCCGAGAATTCTTCGGTGGGCCATCGACCTTCGCGAGCAATTCCTGTTCGCCGTGCACTCCCATCAATCGCACGTAGGTGCTATGGGTTTCGCCGTCGCGGCGGTACGAAATCGGCACGCGCCAGCCTTTAGGAAAGATTCCCAATGCGTTTTTCAATGCATTGACGCTGCGAATTTGCCTGCCGGCGAACGCGACGATTTCGTCGTCGTATCGCAGGCCGCGGCGGTAGGCATCGCTGTCGCTAAGGATATTGTTGACTAACACGCGGCCATCGTCGGAGGTGGACGCAACCGCGCCGAGCGTGGCATGATCCAAGAATCTTCCCGAGCGCAAATGACCAAGGAAATTCTTGATTTGGTTGATCGAAATTGCATAGCCGACCCCCACGTTCACTCGGCCGCGCTTCTCGAACGAGCCACGACCGTTAATGCCAATGAGCCGGCCTTGGCCGTCGAACAGCGGCCCCCCGGAGTTGCCGGGGTTAATCGCAGCATCAACTTGCAAGCAGTCCGCATATTCCAGCAACGTGCCCGCGGGGTATTGATAGCGGTGAGTGCCCGACACAACTCCCCAACTAACCGATGGATAGAAATCGGTCGCCAATAAAAATGGATTGCCAATCGCGAAGCACGTTTCGCCAACCTGAACCTTGTCGCTATCCGCTAGCTCGGCGACGGGAAAATCGTCGCGGCCAAACAACTTAATCATGGCCACATCGCCCACCGGATCGATGCCGACGATCACGGCGTCGTACAACTTGCCGTCGGCCATGCCGCACTTCATAAAATTGCCGCACGGCTTGGCGACGTGAAAATTGGTCAGCGCGTAACCGTCGGGAGAAATCACCACGCCGGAACCGCCCCCCTGCCCGCCGGAGGCGAAAATCGCCAGCACCGACGGGACAGCCTTCTGGACCGCGGCAATGCGATCGGCTTCGGCCCGGGCAACGGCCTCGTCAACTTCCAGAGGCACTGCCTCGTTGGCGCGGGCCACCGCTACCAAGCTGAGCAGAGTTGCCAGGAAAATTGCCGGCGAATAAGGCGGCGAAGCGGATCGTCTAGCCCGCTTGAAACGTGCGCGGAAGATCGTCTCGCGGAGCGAGAGGCTTACTTTGAAAATGGACGGCTTCCAGCGGTTCATTTTACGATCCTTGCGTCTGCGAGATTGAGATAATCGCCCGTGTCGATGTCGTCGCCATAATCGACCAAGATGGTCAATTTACGTGCGCCGGCAACATCGAGATCGAGCGGCACCGGATCGCCCAAGCCGGCCACTGGGGCAGAGAACAGTTGCTTGCCGTCGGCGGAAATGGTCAGCACGACATGGCCGGCTTCGCGAACCGCGTCGTCGATGCCAGCCAGAGCCTTGAACTTCGATGCGCCCGACGGCAATCGATAGGTTGTCGCGGTTCGGCTGGACAGCGCCATTCCTTTGGGATAGGTCTTGCCAGCGACGCGAATTGGGCCGCCTTCTCGCCCGCGATCACGCCGCGGCTGATAGAACGCGGCCAGGGCTGGAGCAGCATCGCCGAAATCAACCAACGAGTGCCGCTCGACGCTTTCCGGAGTCAAGTCGCTGAGGTACACAACTTTGCCGCCGGAAAAATCGAGTCGCACAAGAGCGCCCCACGGACGCCGCAGCACAGGGCCAGCCAACGTGGCTACATCCAGGCTGCCATCGTCTCCAAGCGTGATGCTACGAGCGTTAAGCCGCCAACCGTATGAATCTTCGACGACACACAGCGCGTCGGCAGGCTTGTCGCCGGCTTTGTGATAGTAGATTAAACCATCGACTTTGCCGCGTTTGACGGGAATCGTTTCGCCATCAATCAAAAATTGGATGGTTTCTTCGGTGACGTCCCCTACGACTCCTTCGAGAAAATCGACTGCTTCCATTTTTCGGACGGCGAGCAAATCGGCCGCCGAGTGCTTGCCGATGTCGGCCGGCCAAGCTGTCGCAGGATCGTCGGGTGCCGAAAACCGCACTCGAGCAATGACCGCCGCGGGGATTTCGATGGGATCATCGGCTTCTATGCTCAACGTCGCGGCCCCCTTGCTGGCAAGAAAGCGGTTGGCCGTCAAACGAGAGCCATCGACCAGATCGATCCATACCGATGGCTTTTCCTCAGCAGCGATCGGCGCTGGTGCGGGAGAGACAAATAGCAGCCGCTTGACGGAAATCGACTGATCGCCGTCGGCCGTGGCCACCTTGATGCCGTCGCGGGACAATTCCGAAACGATGCCGGTCACACTCGAACCATCGAGCGTGCCGACTTCCACTTCAGGAGCCGAAGCGACGAGGGCGAAAACTAGCAAGACGGACCACATCAAAAAGTCTCGATGAAATGTAAACCGCAAATTCACGCTGACCGTCGCGAATAAGCTCTCTTTCCGAAAATGAGTTTGTAACTCTTGAGCCGTGTCGATTCGCGCTGGTCAGCGATTTGCACCGCGGTCAATCGATCGCTCGAAATTCGGTTTGTTATTTCTGTTGCTCTTCCTCGGTGGCCAACTTACGGAAATATTGCTCAATAATATCCCGGTAGTGGGAAGGAAATTCTTTGCTGATCTGTTGAATCGCTGCTTCGCGTTCTTTGGGGGGCAAATCGCCCCAGCCACTGCGTTTGCCGATTCGCTTGCTCGTCACGTTGCCAGCCCCTTTGCCGTCCGCAATGCCGCTATCTTTGGCGGGGCTGCTCGAACGGATGCCATTGGGATTGCCGGAACCGCCGTCGTCCATCCCCTCGCCTCCTTCGCCGCCCTCGCCACCTTGGCCCGCCTGATCCTCCAGATCTTTGATCAGTTTGTCGAGCGATGCGATAATGCCGTCTTCGACGCCGCGCACTTTCTTACCGGCATGCCCAAAATCGAGGCGGCGGGTGACATCATTCATCCGTCGCGAGATGTGATCGAGCGATTCCTCTTTGAGCTTCGTCAAGTCGGCATGCATGAGTTCCGCCAACTGCACATAGCGCCGGGGGATGACTTTCTTTTGCTCCAAGAGCAAATCGATCGTCGTCAAGCCAGCCGAGGGTTGCAAGCCCCAGTGTTGGCAAACGCCCTTGTAAAACAGCAGCGCGGCAGGATCGACGACCTCCGATGGCTGCAAGCCGCCCAGATAGAGGCTCGCTTCATCGAATCGCCGCTCTTGAACCAACCATTTACCGAGCCACAGTTTCAAATTGTTGCGCGCGAAGGGCAAGGTTTGCTGACCATCATCAAGCCAATCGAGCGCCGGTGTAGGAGCAAAATCGTGCGACTTCGAGGTAAATTCAACCAGCTCGTCAACCTCTGAATCGACCGCGGCAAACGACTCAACAACCAATTCAAGCAACTCAGCCTGTGAGAGTAAGCCTAGGCCGGCTTGCGGCTCGATCGGCCACAGAGCCTCCACCTTCTGCCGCGTGAGTGGATCCAATTGCATTTCATCGAGCCAGTGCAACATTTTCTCACGAACTTCTGGCGCAGTAGGAATACGCCACGACGGAGATTTCTCCAATGACTCGTCGAGGGCCACCTGCGACCAAGCGGGCGTTAAATCAACCGATGCAATCAGCAGCGCGGCCATCGCCAAAGCAATTCGGCGCACGACACGGAATGACGACGCCCGTCCGTACCAACTTCGAGAGCTGGCTCCTGAACCCTGAACCCCGAACCCTAAACCCTGGCTCATTTGTTTCTCCCCACCACGATATCTCGCGTGGTTTTGTAAATGCGATCTTCGCGCTCCGACAGCCGCCGAATCGCCTCCAAGAGGTCCGGCTCGGCAGCTTGTTCGGCCCCATCCTCCAGCATGCGGGTATATCGCTGCGTGCGAGTGTTGACGCGCATTTGCAGCGCACGGATCATTTTGATCTCGGCAATTTGATCGACCAAATCTTGATCTTGGTCACCGCCACCGCCGCCTCCTCCACCGCCGCGACGTTTTTGGGCGTCCTTTTGCGCCTTTTGCAGCGAGGCGATCATTTCTTCCAAAGCTTTCACGATGTCTTGCTCGATGCCCTGGGTAAGCTGGCCAACGTTGGCTTTCGACAACCGCTGCGTAACCGTTTCCATGTCTTCTCGCATCTGATCGACGGCTTCGGGAAACGCGACCGAAGAGCCTTCTTCACGCAGCAGGTTGAGCGTTTTGTCGGCCTCCGAGGTGATTTCCGCCTCGCGCCGGCTCAGCTTGGCCGATTCGATTTCAATGTCGCGGTCGCGCTGATCTTCCGGCACTCGATCGAGCCGTACGGTTCCTTCGTACACTTCTATCTGCATTTGCAACATCTTGCGGAAGCGGCCTTCCAGCATCGCCAAGGTACGTTCGATTTCTTCTTCGCGCAGTTGGCGCAAAACTTCTTCCAGCTCGGCCTTGGCCTGCTTCAACTCGTCAATCGCCTTTTGTTGCTCTTCGGCGGCACCGCGGCGTTGAGCTTGCTCCAGCTTCCGCTTGGCTTCTTGCATTCGCTCCTGCGCTTCGCGCACGCGGCGTCGGGCTGGCGACTCGTCTTGATTTTGCGGCTGCTCCTGCGGTGGTTGATCGGAATCGCTTTCTTCCGACGATTCTCCAGGTTGCGGAGGTTGTTTCGAGTTGCTTTCCTTGGATTGGCTCTGCGAGGGGATTTTAGGCTCCGCGGATTGATCGTTCTCGTGGTCAGATTGTTTAGAATCGGACTCGTCGGCAGGCGGTTGTTTGGGATCCTTCTTGCCTGCTTCCTGCCGGTCGGATTGCGGGCGATCGCTGTCCTTCTTATCAGCCTCCTTCTTATCAGCCTCCTTCTTATCAGCCTCTTTCTCGTCGGCATCCTTGTTTTCCTTGCCCTTGCTGGCGGCGTCCTGCCGATCTTTGGCATGCCGATCGTCGTTTGGTTTCTTGCCGCTCTTGTTGCCTGCGCCTTTGGTCGGATCGTCCGACTTCTTACCCGGCTGGTCGCCCGAATTCTCTTCAGGCTTGCCGTCGTTCGGATTGGTGTCGTCCTCTGCGCCGAGCGGTTTGTTGCGATCGTCGAACTTCTTTAACTCCTGCTCAAGCTCCTGGGTTTTTTTAGCGACGTTTCCTTGCTGCTTGGCGAGTTCGGCGGCGTCTCCTTCCGCTTCGGTCTGGCCCTGCAGGCCTTGTTCGTCGCGAATGATGCGATTGATTTTTTCGATGAACTTCTTGATTTCGGCGCGCTCGTTGGGAATTTGCTTATCGCGGTCACCGGTGAGCAGCAGCTCCAACAGCCGGTTCAAATCCTGTTGAACGGCGAGCTGACCTTTGCTGGCTTGATACAGTTGCTCATTTTCAAGCAACTTGACAATGTCTTCAAATTGCAGGCCGACTTGCTGCTCTTTGCTCTTGGCAAACACTTGCCGCAGCACGGCGGCCCGCTTGGGATCATTGGCCTGGGTGACTTCGGCCATTCGCAACAGCACCCGTTCGAGTTCCTTGAACTTGTCCGCGAGCTTGCCTTGTTCGCTAGCCAACTTTCGATCGTCCCCGCTGGATTCGGCGTTCGTAACCGGGGTATCGGCGGCAGCACTGGCCCCCGGCACAAACAACCGGAGCAGCGCAAGTAGGGCCAACGGTAGTATCCAAGCACCGAATTTACGAGCGGACATGTTTATTGCCTCCGCCTCGCCTTCCGAACGTCCCGCAAGCCCAGCGGGACGGGAAACGCTAATTCGCTCAACTATTCAAACACTATCCGGCTTACGGCGTCTACCGCACAATTGCCGTGCCAGACTATCGTTATAACGTATCAATCTATATTTTAGCTTCGTCGGAGCGAAAAAAGTTCCAGAACTGCACTTTTCGCGAGCAAAAAGTCGGTAAAACCGGCCGGAATTCATCCCCTCCCGCCAAGCCGTACTCGGCAGGAAGCGAAGCCGTTAAAACCGCTTCCGGGCAAGCGAGGTTCAGAATGGTACGAGCGTCGCGTGTCGCCAGGCAGGCCATCGCGGGGCAACATCCTCGGAAGCGCCCGGCGTGCCAATCAATCCTGCAAGCCGCGCAATTTATTCTTGAGGTCGTCCTTTTGGCGCTGCTGGGTTTGCTGGTGAATTTTGTGCTGGATTTCGATGATTTGCCGCAGTTTTTCCACCACTTCGTTGAAGCTTTCCAGTTCGAGCATCTTATCGAGGACGGCCTTCATGGCGAGCAAAATACGGTCCATTGCCTCGAGCGACGCATCGCGGGCAGCTTGACCACTGGCGGGATCATCGAGCGCTCGGGTCAATTCCTTCAGACGCTCGAGCAACTTTGGGAACTGTTGCGCGCTGATGGCCCGCAGGGGGTCGGCAATTTGGTTTTTGAGCCGCGATTCCAACTCCGGTGTGTCCACGCGGTTATTCGCCATTTCTTCGCGAATGTCGTCGAACGACTCGGCAACCGACAAGGTTTCGTGAGCGGCTCGGTTGGAGTTATCGACGGCGCGACTGGAACGCAATTCGCGCAATTCGAGCGCCCGCTTGTTGAATCGCGCCAGCCGCTCCTCGGGAGTTTCTTTTGCCGCGTTTGCTTCTCGTTCGAGTCTTTCGTCTGGGTCTTCGTCGGCCTGGTCGACTTTTTGCAGGTCTGTGGGCGTGAAATCGATACGTGCCAGTGTGTCGCGCGTTTCGACCAGTTCTTGATAAATCGTCTCGAAGCGGCGGCGGAGCATCAATTCGCGGCCTTCGAGCATCGACAACAATGTTTCGGGGGCGACCACGTCAAGTTGATACCGCTCTCCTTTCCCCTCGTTGTGTTGACCTTCGAAAAGCTCGCAATTATCGGCAGCGCCCAGGTTAACGTTGATTTTCTGCCCCACTTTGGGCTTGAAGACGGCGGCCAATTCGATTTGCTCGGTACTTTTCAAATGTGCGGCTGCTCGCCGCTCTTCGGGCGCCAGTTTGTGGAGATCGCCCGCGCCATGGACCTGCTTCCGCTCCAGCGATTCCGCCAATTCGCGGAGACGCTTCAAATCGAGCACTTCGTTGTCCGACAGCTCGATCGCTAGTTCTGGCTTCGGACGGCCATCGGCCGCGGTCGTGGCGACGTGAAAATCTTGCTCGGCCGGATCGTACTCGGCCAGTTGATATTCGAACCAGACGCGGGTTAGTCCGTAGTCGTCGCGCACCTCGCCAATCACCGGCAAGCGGGCGTCGGGCGTGATGGCCGTGCTAATGCCGCGCAGCCGCAAAGCGATGATCGGCGGATCGTCGGGCCGCATGGCGAGGACGATTTTCACAGGATCGCGACTGCGAATGTCGTCGGTATCGTGCAGTTCGAACGACAAGGCCGTATCTTCCATCAAAGGTGGAACTTTAACTTCAAAGTGACGTCGATTTCCCTGCTCGGGCAGCCGGACCTCGGCGAGCAAGCTTGCCTTGTCGCCCTGGACCATCGCGACTTGCACATCGACCAGGTCTTTATTCGCCTCGCAGCGGATCGTCACCTTCGTTCCCTGCGGCAATTGCACCAGCGCGCTGGCTGGAACGGTGTTGGCCACGCGACCGGTATACGCTGGGTAGTCGCAGGCAAGATCCATCTTGCTGATCGTGGGGTTATCGACGACGTCGATGCGAAATCCACGGTCGCGGTCGTCGCCGCCGAACACATCGATATCGACCGGCGAAGTCACGCCCTTGAAAACGTAGGAGTACCGCT is a window of Pirellulales bacterium DNA encoding:
- a CDS encoding trypsin-like peptidase domain-containing protein, which translates into the protein MNRWKPSIFKVSLSLRETIFRARFKRARRSASPPYSPAIFLATLLSLVAVARANEAVPLEVDEAVARAEADRIAAVQKAVPSVLAIFASGGQGGGSGVVISPDGYALTNFHVAKPCGNFMKCGMADGKLYDAVIVGIDPVGDVAMIKLFGRDDFPVAELADSDKVQVGETCFAIGNPFLLATDFYPSVSWGVVSGTHRYQYPAGTLLEYADCLQVDAAINPGNSGGPLFDGQGRLIGINGRGSFEKRGRVNVGVGYAISINQIKNFLGHLRSGRFLDHATLGAVASTSDDGRVLVNNILSDSDAYRRGLRYDDEIVAFAGRQIRSVNALKNALGIFPKGWRVPISYRRDGETHSTYVRLMGVHGEQELLAKVDGPPKNSRRPQLPRRRDGKQDDDKDPGEEPQPQPDRDVQEAVKTPIAAIAKQHFEARRGYANYYFNRANVDRIWKALSQRADLSKSLGNWTIVGETMSGGELIVNLGDKECEIDLPTLPTPSRISVVDGVDHALEPPGSGGFLAALYLWRKMLIGGPGHYGQVTYEGTAPLMEREGLFDVLYAVGSGVEARFYFDPADSALVAMEMWPTEGVDPCEIYFEDYRESDGRWMPQRFVVRHGDKLFDAFTLKELKFAE
- a CDS encoding NPCBM/NEW2 domain-containing protein; translated protein: MWSVLLVFALVASAPEVEVGTLDGSSVTGIVSELSRDGIKVATADGDQSISVKRLLFVSPAPAPIAAEEKPSVWIDLVDGSRLTANRFLASKGAATLSIEADDPIEIPAAVIARVRFSAPDDPATAWPADIGKHSAADLLAVRKMEAVDFLEGVVGDVTEETIQFLIDGETIPVKRGKVDGLIYYHKAGDKPADALCVVEDSYGWRLNARSITLGDDGSLDVATLAGPVLRRPWGALVRLDFSGGKVVYLSDLTPESVERHSLVDFGDAAPALAAFYQPRRDRGREGGPIRVAGKTYPKGMALSSRTATTYRLPSGASKFKALAGIDDAVREAGHVVLTISADGKQLFSAPVAGLGDPVPLDLDVAGARKLTILVDYGDDIDTGDYLNLADARIVK